The bacterium genomic interval AAGTCGACGTTGACGAGCCCGGGCACGGTCACGAGGTCGGCGATGCCGGCCACCGCCTGCCGCAGGATGTCGTCGGCCATGCGGAAGGACTCCAGCAGCGTCGTCTTGCGGTCGACGACGCCGAGCAGCCGCTGGTTCGGGATCGTGATCAGGGTGTCGACGTTGTCGCGCAGCTCGCGCAGCCCCTCCTCGGCCTGGCGCATGCGCCGCTGCCCCTCGAAGGGAAACGGCTTGGTCACGACGCCGACGGTGAGGATGCCCATCTCCTTGGCGATGTTCGCGATCACCGGCGCCGCGCCGGTCCCGGTGCCACCGCCGAGGCCCGCCGTGATGAAGAGCAGGTCCGTGCCGTGGATCGCCTCGGCGATGCGCGTGGAGTCCTCGTTGGCCGCCTTGCGCCCGACCTCCGGGTTGGCCCCCGCGCCGAGCCCCTTCGTCAGCTTGGCGCCGATCTGCAGCTTGCTGCCGGCCAGCGAGGTCGAGAGCGACTGCAGGTCGGTGTTGGCCGCGATGAACTTCACGCCCTCGACGCCGGCGGCGACCATCGAGTTCACGGCGTTGCCGCCGCCCCCCCCGATGCCGATCACCCGGATGTCGGCCCCCAGCATCATCTCCTCGTCGATCTCGAAGTTCATCCGCCCCGTGTCCCTGCCGGTGTCCGCGTACTCGATCAGCATCGTCTTCCTCCCGTCTCCCGCACAGCCGTCCGCCATCGACGTTCGCTCACTCGAAGAAACCGCCGAACCAATCCCGCACCTTGTGCAGCGTGGTGCCCCAGGCGCCGCGCCGGCCGCCCGGGCCGAACCGCTCCCCGTCGCGGTGGTGCATCCCGTAGAGCACGAGACCGACGCCCGTGGTGTAGACCGGGCTGTCGATCGCCGTGATCATCCCGCCGACGCTGTGCGGCGTGCCGCGCCGCACCGGCAGGTCGAAGACCTGTTCCGCCAGCTCCGGCAGCCCCTCGAGGATCACCGAGCCGCCGGTGACGACGATCCCGGAGGGGATCATCTCGAGGAAGCCGGACTTCTCCATCTCGCGCTTGGCCAGCTCGAGGATCTCCTCGACGCGCGGCTGCACGATCTCGGCGAGCACCATCCGCGAGAGGGTGCGCTTCTCGCGCCCGCCCACCGAGGGCACCTCGATGCTCTCCTCGGGGCGCACGAGCGAAGCCAGCGCGCAGCCGTACTTGCGCTTGATCTTCTCGGCCTCGGCCGGCGGCGTGCGTAAGCCCACCGAGATGTCGTTGGTGACGTGGTTGCCCCCGAGCGCGATCACCGAGGTGTGCCAGATGCTGCCCTGGTTGAAGATCGCGATGTCGGTGGTGCCGCCGCCGATGTCCAAGAGCGCGACGCCGAGGTTCTTCTCCTCCTCGGTGAGCGCGGCGTAGGAGGAGGCGAGCTGCTGGAGCACGATGTCGCGCACCTCGAGGCCGGCGCGGTTGCAGCTCTTGATGATGTTCTGCACGGAGGTCACGGCGCCGGTGACGATGTGCACCTCGGCCTCCAGGCGCACGCCGGACATCCCGAGCGGCTTGCCGATGCCGTCCTGCTCGTCGATGACGAACTGCTGCGGCAGCACGTGGATCACCTGGCGGTCCATCGGGATCGCCACGGCCTTCGCGGCCTCGATGACCCGC includes:
- the ftsZ gene encoding cell division protein FtsZ — translated: MNFEIDEEMMLGADIRVIGIGGGGGNAVNSMVAAGVEGVKFIAANTDLQSLSTSLAGSKLQIGAKLTKGLGAGANPEVGRKAANEDSTRIAEAIHGTDLLFITAGLGGGTGTGAAPVIANIAKEMGILTVGVVTKPFPFEGQRRMRQAEEGLRELRDNVDTLITIPNQRLLGVVDRKTTLLESFRMADDILRQAVAGIADLVTVPGLVNVDFADVRTVMSRMGRAVMGVGVARGDNRATEAANRAISSPLLEDGSIDGAHGVLINVTCGPDLSLQEANEAANIVQKAVSEDAQIIWGTVIRQDQQEDIVITVIATGFEERVAAGAARPPVRVGRQQAQAPVNYDIPTVERNRGLKKAVGMDFTVLESDLDSADLDIPTFLRRQAD
- the ftsA gene encoding cell division protein FtsA; protein product: MPRNDNLVVGLDIGTTKILAVVGEITDKGLDIVAVGSSPSHGMRKGVVVNIDSTVEAVKKAVEEAELAAGIEIEGVYAGVAGSHVKGFNSRGVIAIRDKEVSQGDIERVIEAAKAVAIPMDRQVIHVLPQQFVIDEQDGIGKPLGMSGVRLEAEVHIVTGAVTSVQNIIKSCNRAGLEVRDIVLQQLASSYAALTEEEKNLGVALLDIGGGTTDIAIFNQGSIWHTSVIALGGNHVTNDISVGLRTPPAEAEKIKRKYGCALASLVRPEESIEVPSVGGREKRTLSRMVLAEIVQPRVEEILELAKREMEKSGFLEMIPSGIVVTGGSVILEGLPELAEQVFDLPVRRGTPHSVGGMITAIDSPVYTTGVGLVLYGMHHRDGERFGPGGRRGAWGTTLHKVRDWFGGFFE